Below is a window of Armatimonadota bacterium DNA.
GTCCTACTGCATTCTGCTGGCCGGTTCCCCCTCGCCGGCGGCGGCAGCGCGGCTGCAGATCATGGAGCAGACGCGGGACGGCTTCGAGATCGCCCGCCGGGACCTGGAACTGCGGGGGCCCGGGGAGGTGCTGGGGACCCGCCAGCACGGGCTGCCCGATCTGAAGATGGCCGACCTGCTCACCGACGAGGACATCCTGGAAATGGCGCGCGCGGAGGCCCAGGCGATCCTGCAGGCCGATCCCGACCTCCAGGCCCCCGCCCACGCCGCGCTGGCCGAGCAGGTACGTCGGATGTGTGCGGCAGCCCCCGCAGGAGTGGAGTAGTCGGTGGGTGGCCCGGGCGGCCGCTCCCGCCGGGGTGCCGCGCGCTCTGCCGTGCGCCCGACCCTGGCCCGGGTGCGGGACGCGCTGTTCAACGCCCTGGCCCCGCTCCTGCCCGGCGCCCGGGTGCTGGACCTGTATGCCGGCAGCGGTGCGCTGGGCCTGGGGGCGTTGAGCCGCGGGGCGTCCCGGGCGGTCCTGGTGGAGCGTGACCGCCGCCTGGCGGCCCGGCTGCGGCGGCGGATCCGCCAGGAAGGGTGGCAGTCGCGGGCGGAGGTGTGGCAGGCCGACGCGGTGGCGGCCGTCCGCCGTCTGGGCGACCGCGGCGAACGGTTCGAGGTGGTGGTGATGGACCCGCCCTACGGCCGCGGCCTGCTGCAGCCGACGCTCCAGGCGGTGGCGGAGGCGGGGATCCTGGCGCCGGGCGGCGTGGTGGTGGCCGAAGGCCACTGGCGGGACCGGCCGGCCGAGGTGCGCGGCCTGCGGTGCACCCGGGAGGCCCGGTACGGGGAGACCCGGGTCTGGTACTTCCGGCAGGCGGAGGGTGGCGGCGATGACGGTGGCGGTGTATCCGGGAAGCTTTGATCCCGTCCACAACGGTCACCTGGACGTGATTGCCCGCGCGGCACGGGTGTTCGACCAGGTGGTGGTGGCGGTGGCCCACAGTGCCGACAAGGCTCCGCTGTTCCCGGTGGCCGAGCGGGTGGAGATGCTGCGGGCGGCCACCGCCCACCTTCCCAACGTGCGGGTGGACAGCTTCGAGGGGCTGACGGTGGCCTTCGCCCGCACCGTGGGCGCCCACGTGCTGGTGAAGGGTCTGCGGGCGGTGGTGGACTTCGAGTACGAACTCAAGCAGGCGGCGATGAATCAGCGCCTGGCGCCGGAGCTGGACACCGTGTTCTTCATGACGGCGCCACCCTATTACTTTCTCAGCTCCACCCTCATCCGGGAGGTGGCGCGGCTGGGCGGCGCCGTGAGCGGGCTCGTGCCCCCCGCTGTGGAGGACCGCCTGCGGGCCCGATTCGGCCGCCGCGGAGCCGGCGAGGGCTTATTGAAAGAGCCGGGCGGGTAGGCCTATACTTCAAAGAGTCTTCGTCCCGCCCGCCACGAGGCGGGCGGCGTGGCATGCGCGTCAACGTCGCAGAGCTGGAGCGGGGGCAGGTCCTGCGGGCGGCGTTCCACGAACGGGTGGACAGCCGCGCCGACGACGTGGTGTTCGACGAGCCCGTGGTGGGCGAGGTGGAGGTGGAGCGCACCTCGCGCACGGTGCACTTGCGCGGAGAGGTGCGCACCACCGCCCCGATGGTGTGCGGCCGGTGCCTGACGACCTTCCGGTCCGAGCTGCGGGCGACGGTGGACGAGGAGTTCCTGATCGGAGGCACCGTGCGCACCGGCGGGGAGCTGGGGCCGGAGGACTTCCAGTTCCCCCTGGGTCCGGACATGATCCTGGACGTGACCGATGTGGTGCGCCAGTACCTGCTGCTGGCGTTGCCCATGGTGCCGCTGTGCCGCCCCGACTGTCGCGGGCTGTGCCCGCGCTGCGGGGCCAATCGGAATGAGGGGACCTGCGGGTGCGCGCCGGAGGCGGATGACGTGGTCCTGCCGCCCTGACGCGCGCCG
It encodes the following:
- the rsmD gene encoding 16S rRNA (guanine(966)-N(2))-methyltransferase RsmD — protein: MGGPGGRSRRGAARSAVRPTLARVRDALFNALAPLLPGARVLDLYAGSGALGLGALSRGASRAVLVERDRRLAARLRRRIRQEGWQSRAEVWQADAVAAVRRLGDRGERFEVVVMDPPYGRGLLQPTLQAVAEAGILAPGGVVVAEGHWRDRPAEVRGLRCTREARYGETRVWYFRQAEGGGDDGGGVSGKL
- the coaD gene encoding pantetheine-phosphate adenylyltransferase, which encodes MTVAVYPGSFDPVHNGHLDVIARAARVFDQVVVAVAHSADKAPLFPVAERVEMLRAATAHLPNVRVDSFEGLTVAFARTVGAHVLVKGLRAVVDFEYELKQAAMNQRLAPELDTVFFMTAPPYYFLSSTLIREVARLGGAVSGLVPPAVEDRLRARFGRRGAGEGLLKEPGG
- a CDS encoding DUF177 domain-containing protein is translated as MRVNVAELERGQVLRAAFHERVDSRADDVVFDEPVVGEVEVERTSRTVHLRGEVRTTAPMVCGRCLTTFRSELRATVDEEFLIGGTVRTGGELGPEDFQFPLGPDMILDVTDVVRQYLLLALPMVPLCRPDCRGLCPRCGANRNEGTCGCAPEADDVVLPP